A single window of Dioscorea cayenensis subsp. rotundata cultivar TDr96_F1 unplaced genomic scaffold, TDr96_F1_v2_PseudoChromosome.rev07_lg8_w22 25.fasta BLBR01000101.1, whole genome shotgun sequence DNA harbors:
- the LOC120253479 gene encoding 50S ribosomal protein L21, chloroplastic-like has translation MASTLGAFASPSSAIKLTPKIQFPSFNPLFLSRSHSNRLLALPSSPSSPLRIFSQRWKLSVAPEALEVDEKPPEPEPVEVQIEASLASDAKGKPEDVFAVVMVGSRQYIVFPGRFIYTQRLKGANVNDKIVLNKVLLVGTRTKAYIGEPVVTNAAVHAVVEEQGLNRKVIVFKYKKKKNYRRNIGHRQPNTRIRITGITGYEDFPAETLPAPA, from the exons ATGGCTTCCACTCTCGGCGCCTTCGCCTCGCCGTCTTCCGCCATTAAACTCACTCCCAAGATTCAATTCCCTTCTTTCAACCCTCTTTTTCTATCCAGATCCCACTCCAATCGTCTCCTTGCCCTCCCATCATCTCCCTCTTCTCCTCTTCGGATCTTTAGCCAGAGATGGAAGCTTTCGGTGGCTCCTGAGGCTTTGGAGGTCGACGAGAAGCCCCCGGAGCCTGAGCCTGTGGAGGTTCAGATTGAAGCTTCGTTGGCTAGTGATGCGAAGGGCAAGCCGGAGGATGTGTTCGCGGTTGTGATG GTTGGTTCTCGCCAGTATATCGTCTTCCCAGGAAGGTTTATCTACACACAGAGACTCAAAGGAGCTAATGTCAATGACAAG ATTGTTCTAAACAAGGTTTTACTGGTCGGAACCAGAACCAAGGCATACATTGGAGAGCCAGTGGTCACAAATGCTGCCGTCCATGCTGTAGTTGAGGAACAG GGCCTGAACCGTAAAGTTATTGTGTTCAagtataaaaagaagaagaactatAGAAGAAATATCGGCCACCGCCAG ccAAACACTCGGATCAGAATCACAGGAATTACTGGGTATGAAGATTTTCCGGCGGAGACCCTTCCTGCTCCAGCCTAG
- the LOC120253482 gene encoding LOW QUALITY PROTEIN: receptor homology region, transmembrane domain- and RING domain-containing protein 2-like (The sequence of the model RefSeq protein was modified relative to this genomic sequence to represent the inferred CDS: deleted 4 bases in 3 codons): MGGRLSLAFAFVIVLFDFIFFEFAAANVVVIGKNVTLSFDDVEANFASPIKASGECGVLYVAEPLDACTHLTKAVGSNPNPPFALIVRGGCTFDEKVRNAQIAGFKAAIVYDNEDSDVLISMAGTPGGIHIHAIFVSKASGEKLKEYAGRTDMEFWILPNNENSAWSIMAISFISLLAVSAVLATCFFVRRHRVRHETPSLPVREFHGMSKRLVKAMPSLIFTSVLEDNCTSMTCAICLEDYNVGDKLRVLPCRHKFHAFCVDSWLTAWRSFCPVCKRDARTSSSDPPASECTLLLSSAASSLSSSTRLASFHSAASLTPSINSSPSQASIIVPNSFLSSAYIPNSHRSSLNNSPSISFSRNSVNLRHASSNRSLHSYLISPHSVGAPLSSSINSRYFSPYIPSSTNGSPSHLVESSGRPSLHPRHCNESESSFSVLASAESLPGC; the protein is encoded by the exons ATGGGAGGGAGGTTGTCGCTTGCGTTTGCGTTTGTGATTgtgttgtttgattttattttctttgagtttGCGGCGGCGAACGTTGTGGTGATTGGGAAGAACGTGACCTTGTCGTTTGATGATGTTGAGGCGAACTTTG CTTCACCAATAAAAGCGTCCGGTGAATGTGGGGTCTTATATGTCGCAGAGCCACTTGATGCATGCACTCATTTGACAAAGGCAGTTGGTAGTAATCCAAATCCTCCATTTGCACTAATTGTACGAGGTGGATGCACATTTGATGAAAAAGTTAGAAATGCGCAGATTGCTGGATTCAAGGCTGCTATTGTATATGATAATGAAGATAGTGATGTTCTGATTTCAA TGGCAGGAACGCCTGGCGGCATTCATATACATGCTATTTTTGTCTCAAAAGCCTCTGGTGAGAAACTGAAGGAATATGCTGGCCGTACAGACATGGAGTTCTGGATTTTACCAAACAATGAAAATTCAGCTTGGTCAATCATGGCCATCTCCTTCATATCGCTGCTTGCTGTCTCTGCTGTCCTGGCTACATGCTTCTTTGTGCGCAGACATCGTGTAAGGCATGAAACTCCTAGCCTTCCTGTCAGAGAATTCCATGGAATGAGTAAACGGTTGGTTAAAGCCATGCCGAGTTTGATATTCACTTCTGTTTTGGAGGATAACTGCACTTCTATGACTTGTGCTATATGCTTGGAAGATTACAATGTTGGGGATAAGCTCAGAGTTCTTCCTTGTCGTCACA AGTTCCATGCTTTTTGCGTAGATTCATGGCTTACCGCGTGGAGATCATTTTGCCCTGTGTGCAAGAGAGATGCCAGAACAAGCTCTAGTGAT CCTCCTGCCTCTGAATGCACCCTGCTACTTTCTTCTGCTGCGTCATCTCTATCTTCATCTACTAGATTGGCATCTTTCCATTCAGCAGCATCTTTGACTCCTTCAATA AATAGCTCACCCTCCCAGGCCTCCATCATCGTCCCGAACTCATTTCTCTCAAGTGCCTATATTCCTAATTCACATAGGTCCTCCTTAAATAACTCACCTTCAATAAGTTTCAGTAGAAACTCTGTGAATCTAAGACATGCGTCCTCCAACAGATCACTTCACTCTTATCTCATATCTCCTCATTCCGTCGGTGCACCCTTGTCTTCTTCCATTAATTCTAGATACTTCTCCCCTTATATTCCTAGCTCAACCAATGGATCACCGAGCCATCTTGTCGAGTCTTCTGGTCGTCCATCCCTGCATCCT CGGCATTGTAATGAATCAGAATCGAGTTTTTCCGTATTAGCCTCTGCTGAATCTCTGCCAGGGTGTTGA